The Sneathiella limimaris region CGCTGCAAATACCTCTAACGGATAGCGCATCCGATTTTCCAGCGACCCGCCATATTCATCGGTACGGTTATTGGTTACCGGTGTGATAAAGGACGACAGCAGATATCCGTGGGCGGCATGGATTTCAATCATATCAAATCCAGCAGCTTCCGCCTTCTTCGCCGCTTCAACAAACTGGTCCCGCACCAGGTCCATGTCCTCTCGGGTCATGGGTTTGGGTGCCTGATTTTCCGGGCTCCACGGAATGTCGGAGGCTGACATCAGCGGCCAGTTCCCCTCCAGAAGTGGCTGATCCATACCTTCCCAACCAACACGGGTTGACCCCTTGCGGCCAGAATGACCAAGCTGTGCACAGACTTTCGTCTCTGTCTCTGCATGAACAAAATCTGTGATGCGTTTCCAGGCGTCCACATGGGCATCGTCATAAAGTCCAGGACAGCCAGGTGTAATCCGACCTTCACTGGAAACACACGTCATCTCAACATACAGCAATCCCGCACCGCCCTTGGCCCGCTCGCCATAATGCACCAGATGCCAATCAGTTGGGCAGCCATCAACCGCCTTATACTGTGCCATGGGGGAGACAACGATCCGGTTCTTCAGCTCCATACCCCGGATCTTATAGGGGGCAAACATAGGGGCCCGCTCTGAGGATGCCTCATCCGCACCTGCCTGCTGCTGGAACCATTTCTCAGCGCTAGCCAACCAGTTTGGATCCCGAAGCCGCAGGTTTTCATGGGAAATTCGCTGAGATCGGGTCAGCAGGGAATAATTAAACTGCACCGGATCCAGATCCAGATACCGCTCCACTTCCTCAAACCATTCCAGCGAGTTCCGTGCTGCGGATTGCAGTTTAAGCACTTCGAGGCGCCGCTCATCCTCATATTTTTCAAAAGCGGCTTCAAGGCTCACTTCACTTTGTACATAATCGGCAAGGGCGATCGCACTTTCCATGGCAAGTTTGCTGCCAGAACCGATGGAAAAATGGGCACTTGCGGCCGCATCCCCCATCAGAACCAGGTTCTGATGAGACCATCTCTCACACAGAACACGGGGGAAATTAATCCAGGCGGAACCCCGGATATGATTGGCGTTGGTCATCAGCTTGTGACCATCCAGATAGTCTTTAAAGATCTCTTCGCAGGTCGCAATGGTCTCCTGCTGGCTCATCTCACCAAAGCCGTAATTCTCAAATGTCTCTTCGGAGCATTCAACGATAAAGGTCGCCGTATCATCATCAAACTGATAGGCGTGAACCCAGATCCAACCCTTCTCGGTTTTCTCGAAAATAAAGGTGAAGGCATCATTAAATTTCTGATGGGTACCCAACCAGACGAACTTACATTTGCGGACATCAATATCCGGCTTAAACTCAGCCTCAAACCGGGTCCGAGCTTTGGAATTCAATCCATCGGACGCTACAACGAGATCATATTCCGCCATCAAGGCATCAATGTCATCGACTTCGGTTTCGAACGTCAGATTGACACCAAGCTCCCTCGCCCGGTCCTGCAAAATCAATAGGAGCTGCTTACGGCCAATACCGCAAAAACCATGGCCGGTAGAGAGGGTCCGAACCCCCTTATGATAAACAGCAATGTCATCCCAGTACGCGAAATGCTTACGGATAATCTCGGCACTGACGGGATCGTTGGCCTTCAGATTATCCAGCGTTTCATCGGACAGAACAACGCCCCAGCCGAACGTATCATCAGGCCGGTTCCGCTCAATCACCGTCACTTCATGCGACGGATCTTTAAGCTTCATGCTAATGGCGAAATACAGACCAGACGGTCCACCCCCAAGGCATGCGATCTTCATGGCGATCCCTTTATATTTTAATTCCCAGTACTAAAAACTATGGCACAGTCAGAATTTATTTCAAGCCTAAAATTTTAAGCTTAAAATAAATTCTGAAAAATAGGCTGGAAATTGAAAGCGGTGCCAAGACTAGCTTAAATCACTAAGCGATGAATTTCTTTTCCTGCAGGAGCGCCAAGAGTTCCTGCAGGGACTGATCCTCAGACTTGCCGCTGGTATCCAGGGTTGCGCCGGCTCGGGCATACATTGCCTCCCGACTATCAAGGAGGGATTTCAAGTGATCCATGGCTTCGGGGTTTCCAGCCATTGGCCGTTCATCCCCTTGCGCGCGGACCCGGTTCATATGCTCTTCCGGGGCTGCCTTCACCCAAACGGTATGAAAGTGATTGAGCAGGATGTTAAAGGTCAGTGGTTCCGAGACAATCCCACCGCCAACAGCCAAAATAACACTGTCATGGGTCGCAACAACACGCTGAAGAGCCTCCGCCTCCAGCTTTCGGTACCCCTCCTGACCGTAAAGGGCCATCACCTCACTCACCGGCATACCGCTTTGTTCCTCAATCCAGCTATTAAGCTCAACAAATGGAACATCGAGAAGTTCCCCGGCCCGTCGGCCAAGAGTACTTTTCCCGGCGCCGCGCAATCCGATCAGGCACACCCGACTTGCCCGGCGTGTTTCATCGGTGACCGGGCTTAAGAGCCGCATCACCGTTTCCTGCGTTTGATGATCAGCTGATTTATAGGCTTCGGCAATTTTCAACACGTCAGAGGTCCAGGGATCTTCCTCACCTACGAACCATTCGATTTTGTGATCCAGGGCAATGGCGACCCGTTGCAACAGGCCAATGGAAATATTACCTGCGCCTGTTTCCAACTGAGCCAGATAGCGCGGTGATACGCCTGACATTTCTGACAGGACGCGACGGGGAATCCCCTTGCTTTCACGCGCTTTGCGAACCCGATCACCCACATTGCTGATCAGTGTGTTGACAGCCTCCTCCATGAGGGAGGCATCTTCCAGAACCTGGGCTTCGCCTTTAAAATTTGTTATTTCCGCCATTCTGTGCGCCCGTAAACCTTGTGCCTTTATTTTTGTATGGCACGCTTATCCCCCCTTAAGGACTTCAGACCAACGCCTATTGTAATATAATGCACAATTGGAAGTCTCTGAAAAAATTCAGTCCCCGTCATTTCATGTGACAGGGACTGAAAACTCAATAGGTTTCAACGTGATAGCGACCTTCTTCACGCATAGCGTCGCGAAGGGAAATCCATTGTTCCCCAATGCTTTCTGCAATATTGGTGAACGCCCGTTCGACCCCTTCTTCCATCCCACGTAAACCGCAGATGTAGATATGGGTGTTCGGATCCTGCAGGAAGCTGGCAACCTCATCCTGCTCGGTGATCAGACGGTCCTGCACATATTCCTTCGGCTTACCCGGCTCCCGGCTATAGACCAAATGCTTGGAGAGCACATCGTCCGGGATTTTCTTCAAGGGACCGAAATAAGGCAGGCTGTCTTCGGTGCGCGCGCCAAAAAAGAGGCTCATACCGCCCTTATGATTTGAAATCGTCCGCTGGCGCCGCATGGTGAAGGCCCGCATGGGGGCAGACCCCGTCCCGGTGCAGATCATCAGAAGCCGGGCATCCGGATCATCTGGCAACAGGAAGGTTGAGCCAAAGGGACCTGTGACCGTAACCTCGTCTCCTTGCGAAAGATCGCAAACATAGTTTGAACAAACGCCATTTTCTTCGCGTTTGACAGTCAGGGACACGTTGTTGAAGTTTGGCCGCTCCCCATCCCGAGGGCTGGAGACAGAATATAGACGCGGCAAATGGGGGTTCCCATCCTTGTCCGTACCCGGAGGGATAATCCCGATCGTTTGTCCCTCCAACACAGGGAAAGAGAGATTTTCAAAGTTCAGGATCAGATGCCGCACGTCAGAAGAGCTGTCCGCGCCTGTCAGGCGATAGTTCCCCTGCACAACCGCTTTGGCAGGTTTGCCCAGGGTATACATATTGATGGTTGGCTTCGGTGCGCTTTTCGGCGCCTTGGCTTTACCGCCCGCGCCTTTGTGAGCGTCGGCAAGCAGGGCCGCAATGGCATCATCGATTGCTTCCACCCCATCAGAAGATCCATCCTCGCTTGGGCCGAAATCTTCCTGCTCTGGTAGTTCCATCCAGCTATATTGATCTTCTAGCGAGTAGCGCTCCTTCACCACGCGCCATTCATCGATGGAGCCGGTTGGGCAGACCGGAATACAATCCATGCAGAAATCGCAAGTTTCCGGGTTGACCACCACATTGTTATCGTCATGTTCAATTGCCCCGATCGGACAGGTCATCTCGCAGGTGTAACAGCGAATGCAGATTTCCGGGTCAATCAGGTGCTGCTTTAAAGGCTGGGTCATTGCACAGGTCTTTCTCTAACGCTGGGGAAGATGGGGGCAGCGATCACCGCCCCCGTCTCATAGATCAGGCGTCGTGCAGCTTAACATACTCGAAGTCGCCAGGCTTGCTATCAATGCCAACTTTTGGTGGAGCGATCCAGCTTGCATACTGGCCAGGCTCAGTGCAGGGCTTCATCAGAGACTGAATAAACTCT contains the following coding sequences:
- a CDS encoding bifunctional salicylyl-CoA 5-hydroxylase/oxidoreductase — its product is MKIACLGGGPSGLYFAISMKLKDPSHEVTVIERNRPDDTFGWGVVLSDETLDNLKANDPVSAEIIRKHFAYWDDIAVYHKGVRTLSTGHGFCGIGRKQLLLILQDRARELGVNLTFETEVDDIDALMAEYDLVVASDGLNSKARTRFEAEFKPDIDVRKCKFVWLGTHQKFNDAFTFIFEKTEKGWIWVHAYQFDDDTATFIVECSEETFENYGFGEMSQQETIATCEEIFKDYLDGHKLMTNANHIRGSAWINFPRVLCERWSHQNLVLMGDAAASAHFSIGSGSKLAMESAIALADYVQSEVSLEAAFEKYEDERRLEVLKLQSAARNSLEWFEEVERYLDLDPVQFNYSLLTRSQRISHENLRLRDPNWLASAEKWFQQQAGADEASSERAPMFAPYKIRGMELKNRIVVSPMAQYKAVDGCPTDWHLVHYGERAKGGAGLLYVEMTCVSSEGRITPGCPGLYDDAHVDAWKRITDFVHAETETKVCAQLGHSGRKGSTRVGWEGMDQPLLEGNWPLMSASDIPWSPENQAPKPMTREDMDLVRDQFVEAAKKAEAAGFDMIEIHAAHGYLLSSFITPVTNNRTDEYGGSLENRMRYPLEVFAAVRAVWPDDKPISVRISANDWVGESGITPEDAVEIARMLKAAGVDICDVSAGQTTTEAKPVYGRMFQTPFSDRIRNETGIPTMAVGNIYEPDHVNSILLAGRADLVCLARPHLSNPYWTLHAATALQDGQTAWPKPYEAGADQMRRLMERGDMMGLKV
- a CDS encoding helix-turn-helix transcriptional regulator, which translates into the protein MAEITNFKGEAQVLEDASLMEEAVNTLISNVGDRVRKARESKGIPRRVLSEMSGVSPRYLAQLETGAGNISIGLLQRVAIALDHKIEWFVGEEDPWTSDVLKIAEAYKSADHQTQETVMRLLSPVTDETRRASRVCLIGLRGAGKSTLGRRAGELLDVPFVELNSWIEEQSGMPVSEVMALYGQEGYRKLEAEALQRVVATHDSVILAVGGGIVSEPLTFNILLNHFHTVWVKAAPEEHMNRVRAQGDERPMAGNPEAMDHLKSLLDSREAMYARAGATLDTSGKSEDQSLQELLALLQEKKFIA
- the boxA gene encoding benzoyl-CoA 2,3-epoxidase subunit BoxA; this translates as MTQPLKQHLIDPEICIRCYTCEMTCPIGAIEHDDNNVVVNPETCDFCMDCIPVCPTGSIDEWRVVKERYSLEDQYSWMELPEQEDFGPSEDGSSDGVEAIDDAIAALLADAHKGAGGKAKAPKSAPKPTINMYTLGKPAKAVVQGNYRLTGADSSSDVRHLILNFENLSFPVLEGQTIGIIPPGTDKDGNPHLPRLYSVSSPRDGERPNFNNVSLTVKREENGVCSNYVCDLSQGDEVTVTGPFGSTFLLPDDPDARLLMICTGTGSAPMRAFTMRRQRTISNHKGGMSLFFGARTEDSLPYFGPLKKIPDDVLSKHLVYSREPGKPKEYVQDRLITEQDEVASFLQDPNTHIYICGLRGMEEGVERAFTNIAESIGEQWISLRDAMREEGRYHVETY